In one window of Dokdonia sp. PRO95 DNA:
- a CDS encoding PfaD family polyunsaturated fatty acid/polyketide biosynthesis protein produces the protein MIDLKWIGSPREISFDIQGMSEKLKNTATPCYIVEDLSGRTGVTNTGTIQSEGKGLFLKAIVPAFTAADFGDTSFKEDYQLKYAYKGGAMANGIASTDMVIALGKNEMIGSFGAAGMIPARVKEAIATIQTALPTQAYACNLIHSPIEKALEEGAVNLYIEHGVKVVEASAYMNLSEQIVKYRAVGLSLDAQGEIVIGNKVIGKVSRKEVAQRFMSPAPLQFLDKLLAAGKITQQQYELAQKVPMADDITVEADSGGHTDNRPLVVLFPIILQLRDEIQATYNYKKQIRVGAAGGIGTPASALAAFSMGAAYVVTGSINQACVESGTSDVVKELLSKVASTDVTMAPASDMFELGVELQVLKRGTLFGARAKKLYEVYTRYDGIDDIPAEERLKLETKTFKMSLEEVWNGCVSFFQERDPEQIEKAQGNPKRKMALIFRWYLGLSSNWANAGTPDRVMDYQIWCGPAMGAFNEWTKDSYLSEVKNRKVADVATHLLEGAAYLHRINTIKDQGVDLPLELLQLPVNHN, from the coding sequence ATGATTGACTTAAAATGGATAGGATCTCCGAGAGAGATTTCATTTGACATCCAAGGAATGTCTGAAAAATTGAAAAACACTGCCACTCCTTGTTACATTGTTGAGGATTTATCAGGTCGCACTGGCGTTACAAATACTGGCACTATCCAGTCTGAAGGAAAGGGGTTGTTTTTAAAAGCCATCGTACCCGCATTTACTGCTGCCGATTTTGGGGACACTTCGTTTAAAGAAGATTACCAGTTAAAATACGCTTATAAAGGAGGCGCTATGGCAAATGGAATTGCGTCAACTGATATGGTAATCGCTTTAGGAAAGAACGAGATGATAGGTTCTTTTGGTGCTGCTGGGATGATTCCTGCTCGTGTAAAAGAAGCCATTGCAACCATTCAGACTGCTTTACCTACGCAAGCTTATGCGTGTAACCTTATCCACAGTCCTATAGAAAAGGCGCTAGAAGAAGGCGCTGTAAACTTGTATATAGAACATGGTGTAAAGGTGGTAGAAGCTTCGGCATATATGAACTTATCTGAGCAAATTGTAAAATATAGAGCGGTAGGTTTGAGTCTTGACGCTCAAGGCGAAATTGTGATTGGCAACAAAGTAATTGGTAAAGTTTCTAGAAAAGAAGTCGCACAACGTTTTATGTCCCCTGCTCCGCTTCAGTTTTTAGATAAATTATTGGCTGCTGGAAAAATCACCCAGCAACAATACGAACTCGCTCAAAAAGTACCCATGGCAGATGATATTACGGTAGAGGCAGATTCTGGTGGGCATACAGATAATCGTCCTCTAGTGGTGTTGTTTCCTATCATTTTACAACTGAGAGATGAAATACAGGCAACATATAACTACAAAAAACAAATTAGAGTGGGCGCCGCAGGAGGAATAGGAACTCCAGCCTCTGCCCTAGCCGCTTTTTCTATGGGAGCTGCTTATGTAGTGACTGGATCGATTAATCAGGCCTGTGTAGAGTCTGGAACTTCTGATGTTGTAAAGGAATTACTTTCTAAAGTAGCCTCAACAGATGTCACGATGGCTCCAGCATCAGATATGTTTGAACTTGGTGTAGAATTACAAGTGTTAAAGCGTGGTACACTTTTCGGTGCTAGAGCAAAAAAACTTTATGAGGTCTACACACGTTATGACGGGATTGATGATATCCCAGCAGAAGAACGACTTAAACTGGAGACTAAAACTTTTAAAATGTCATTAGAAGAGGTGTGGAATGGCTGTGTGAGCTTCTTTCAAGAAAGAGATCCAGAACAAATAGAAAAAGCACAAGGAAATCCAAAGCGTAAAATGGCCTTGATTTTCCGTTGGTACCTAGGCTTGTCTTCAAACTGGGCAAATGCAGGAACTCCAGATAGAGTAATGGATTATCAAATATGGTGTGGCCCAGCGATGGGTGCTTTTAATGAGTGGACAAAAGACTCATATCTAAGCGAGGTCAAAAATAGAAAAGTAGCAGATGTTGCTACTCATTTATTAGAAGGTGCAGCTTATCTACATAGAATCAACACGATTAAAGATCAAGGGGTAGATTTACCACTTGAGTTATTGCAATTACCTGTTAATCATAACTAG
- a CDS encoding TonB-dependent receptor, translating to MNKVFLAALGLCLSAQLCLAQKITGTITNESGKALEDVNIIALDTNIGTTTNKSGGFSLNLKAGTHKLYITYLGYVSKTIPINNQNDILDLSIKLIEDQSKLDEVIVSASRERQLRSEVPAAIGILNRASIDETKAVGIDQLVNQIPGVYMSTSRAASNEQHFMAVRSPISTRALFLYLEDGLQLRPTSVFNHNALLELNDLTYDRVEVLKGPASSIYGSEAIGASFNFITKSPTPELSGTLGYQVNDVGLSRYELELSNYTNDKFGFYLGAHYVTRNNGPIEHSDYEKFAVTLKTVYDFSNRFKWTNVLSLVDYRSDMTGSLSEADYTGGNFESDQTFTERDALAFRYRSTLAAQWNENNNTTFNIVFRDNTMDQNPSYRIRQFRNMGQLNGAGSGEVNTNAFNSYMALAQHKVNFEFNNSSLIVGGTLDYSPQDYKALSTSVSVNQDTGQNTNFTINENDFILNYNADILNYAGFFQFETNLLERLKATAALRYDRFQYNYSNNIADAAISTSKDTYDNWAPKIGLNYNFENNKGLYINYSRGFTPPQVSTLYRNRNELRDIKPSTYDNYEIGGYVKINNEWKFDGAIYLLEGKNTLITLRDDQDVFFNTNAGKTRSYGIEYGITYTPSEKISFTHNGSYAKHRYVRFFDNAIDYSDTDRETAPNLLGSTRVTYTPFADFSIALEHELVGSYNTSFENQVIGDNDELSTATYDGHNIFNALISYRYKNFEVWTQALNIFDDLYAARASFNQFSGENSYTIGNPRAFHIGGRLHF from the coding sequence ATGAATAAAGTATTTTTGGCAGCCCTTGGGCTTTGCCTCAGTGCGCAGCTATGCCTTGCGCAAAAAATAACAGGTACCATTACAAACGAAAGTGGTAAAGCTCTTGAAGACGTTAATATTATAGCTCTAGATACAAATATTGGTACCACTACAAATAAAAGTGGTGGTTTTTCCTTAAATCTTAAAGCTGGTACTCACAAATTATATATTACTTACTTAGGATACGTCTCAAAAACGATACCGATAAACAATCAAAATGACATACTAGACTTGTCTATTAAACTTATAGAGGATCAATCTAAACTAGACGAGGTCATAGTATCGGCTAGTCGTGAACGCCAACTTAGATCTGAAGTTCCAGCAGCAATCGGTATCCTAAATAGAGCCTCTATAGATGAAACTAAAGCAGTAGGAATAGATCAATTAGTAAATCAAATTCCTGGTGTTTACATGTCTACATCAAGAGCAGCAAGTAATGAACAACACTTTATGGCTGTAAGAAGTCCTATATCTACTAGGGCACTGTTTTTATATCTTGAAGACGGATTACAACTGCGTCCTACATCGGTTTTTAATCATAATGCCTTACTTGAATTAAATGATCTCACTTATGATAGAGTTGAAGTTTTGAAAGGACCTGCCTCTAGTATATATGGTAGCGAGGCTATAGGTGCAAGTTTTAACTTCATAACAAAATCTCCTACTCCCGAGCTTTCTGGAACCTTGGGTTATCAAGTAAATGATGTAGGCTTGAGTCGTTATGAGCTGGAGTTGTCTAATTATACTAATGATAAGTTTGGATTTTATCTAGGAGCACACTACGTGACACGTAATAACGGCCCTATTGAGCATAGTGATTATGAAAAATTTGCTGTTACCTTAAAGACTGTCTATGATTTTTCAAATAGGTTTAAATGGACAAATGTACTGAGCTTAGTAGATTATAGATCAGATATGACAGGGTCACTATCTGAGGCTGATTATACGGGAGGTAACTTTGAAAGTGATCAAACATTTACTGAAAGAGATGCGCTTGCTTTTAGATATAGAAGTACACTTGCTGCACAATGGAATGAAAATAATAACACCACTTTCAATATAGTGTTTAGAGATAACACAATGGATCAAAACCCTTCTTATAGAATAAGACAGTTTAGAAATATGGGGCAGCTAAATGGTGCTGGCTCTGGTGAGGTTAATACGAATGCTTTCAATAGTTACATGGCTCTGGCACAACATAAAGTTAATTTTGAGTTTAACAACTCATCATTAATTGTAGGTGGGACTTTAGACTACTCACCACAAGATTATAAAGCTTTGAGCACGTCTGTAAGTGTAAATCAAGATACGGGTCAAAACACTAATTTTACAATTAATGAAAATGACTTTATCTTAAACTACAATGCAGATATTTTAAACTATGCTGGTTTCTTTCAGTTTGAAACCAACCTTCTTGAGAGACTCAAAGCAACAGCCGCACTTCGATATGATAGATTTCAATATAATTATAGTAATAACATAGCAGATGCCGCAATATCAACCTCAAAAGACACATATGATAACTGGGCTCCTAAAATAGGTCTAAACTATAATTTTGAGAATAATAAAGGATTATACATCAACTATTCTAGAGGTTTTACTCCTCCACAGGTTTCAACATTATATCGCAATCGCAATGAGTTAAGAGATATTAAACCTAGTACCTATGACAATTATGAGATAGGAGGATATGTCAAGATCAATAATGAGTGGAAATTTGATGGTGCAATCTATCTACTAGAAGGTAAAAATACGCTTATTACTTTAAGAGATGATCAGGATGTGTTTTTTAATACGAATGCGGGTAAAACAAGATCATATGGTATTGAGTATGGAATTACATATACGCCATCTGAAAAGATATCTTTTACACATAATGGGAGTTATGCAAAACACAGATATGTACGTTTCTTTGATAATGCCATCGATTACTCAGATACCGATAGAGAAACAGCTCCTAATTTACTTGGATCAACAAGAGTTACCTATACACCCTTTGCAGACTTTAGTATAGCATTAGAGCACGAGCTTGTGGGTAGTTATAATACAAGTTTTGAAAATCAAGTAATAGGTGATAATGACGAGCTAAGTACAGCTACTTATGATGGACATAATATTTTTAATGCTTTGATATCCTACAGGTACAAAAATTTTGAAGTCTGGACACAAGCACTCAACATTTTTGATGATTTATATGCCGCTAGAGCCTCTTTCAACCAATTTAGCGGTGAGAATAGTTATACTATTGGAAACCCTCGAGCCTTTCACATAGGTGGTCGATTACATTTTTAA
- a CDS encoding type I polyketide synthase, with amino-acid sequence MKEKIAIIGMSSLFPGSKTLQGFWNNLMDKKDLTGMATKDDFGADPELFYNKNKGVIDSCYSLRGGYIRDYTFNSDDFGSKDLSDLDQMYQWGLQVTKDALIHGGYWEKTQALENCGVIFGNLSFPTKSSHKILAPVYTQTLEKGIKTLLKDDSFKIPSTEYEIPKNNPIEGDVSELVKNTIGLKGTNFDLDAACASSLYAIKMACDELLTGKADMMLAGAVCSSDQLFIHMGFSIFHAYAAHDKKYSPLDKDSAGLVSSEGAGMILLKRLSDAERDGDNIIGVISGIGLSNDGAGKFLLSPNPKGQTLAYERAYNGTIKKEDTSYIECHATGTPLGDVTEINSLETFFGDNPEKVRLGSVKSNMGHMLTAAGMPSLMKVLLSMEHNSIPPGINMETAIQSENGWFTQDQIIEEPLAWKTNDKQAAVNSFGFGGTNAHLVVESHQPKETNTHTDVSLKEMAITSMEVHFGDCDNLETFYQSIFNGKQHFSAMPTTRWKGFEKNEELLNTFGLDTQNPIKGNFIEDFDMDLMRYKIQPNEISTMEPQQALILKVADQAIQKSNLQRGENVAVLIAMNPELAIHHYLARWDSEWQLDKALDSAGIALEETQKETLLAECRNILYQIGNVQTPSQHTSFVGNIMSSRISALWDFNGPSFTITNGDNGTTRALEVAQNILSLGEVDAVVVGAVDFSAGMETVLLRNLATSINQNKKPSLSFNIDDYGWLIGEGASAIVLKASEHIDENDTVFAKIEAVGDIATTENIALQELVASGFDQEDQLEQEQLLAINPARKIALGSVKTNIGHTFAAAGLASIVKTALCVYHQFIPGIPNWQSAKDDAFKNSNYYFPSLSRPWVNETEQPRQALVNLSAHSRVKLSECTQPKPHNIDNFLNKHLFVLKGNTAAALKEQLQKLNEEILTHDLAFVAQACFDKAATTKATYSIVLIASTPKSIAQDIVFINKKLEQSFAENTDIKLPSGSFFSPNPSDTKGDLAFVYPGSATTYEGLGQDLFQFFPNLLSDFENRIANLKDFFGLDYLFPKKQDSATPSPNIQENAISMMSAGVLYSTLYTHILTTYFGVQPKAAMGYSMGECSSMWYSFGIWNPGEGTKVFRNSPIFKNKFSGNLELLAEEWDISSEEAKARWQSWILLETKEKVAAQISAFDKVSITFVNSEKELIVSGDKSQCEALIAALNCPSVLVPFQNIIHNEFCKKEYDGLIEMHNFPLEKKPEIDFYSSLTGEKIPMDSLKIAENSTKVCYKTVDFPAFAKKMSSNGFSTFVELGPNSTCTGWIKDTLDQNNHAACAIDKKGTSSIQSLYECLAQLISNGIDIDLSLLYPNNNQDPTKKRFTKKVKTGGTPVYDVLLSEEMRQQFTTIKRKEKVASLETTGDASIRFRESVKPTTTTHRVEKIASMIDTEQPKTATKIGENGLKLQDYNDPNHLKDKNIIFTKDDLIEFSEGKIGNVFGAEYNVIDQYKRRVMLPMDPYLLVSRVTGLDAKLGEYKPSTMQTEYDIPYNSGYATDTQIPWAVSVESGQCDLMLISYLGIDLENKGEYVYRLLDCTLTFLDDLPFEGQTLRYDISINSFVRNGGNLLFFFSYECFVEDRMVLKMTNGVAGFFTDEELSKGNGVVYTDSERKVLAGVEKKKFIPFLTTKKTAFDIEDLRHLINGDAHKCFDDISYFPNGRNESIRLAPEKMLMLDRITKADVHGGAYGLGEIIAEKDLSPDDWYFPCHFRDDQVLAGSLQAEGGGNLLRFFMMMLGLQRLKKDARFQPIYGVKQKVRCRKEVTPTDKKLVYRLVIKDIGLLPDPYVIGDLEIIVDGVITVHFENLGLQLREKDNPKYLEQPKKITENVLLNENDIETFALGRLADCFGPEYAVYDNRSLSRQPNTDLQVVSRVIKIDGERFDFSKPTNIWTEYDVPRDAWYYKQNTSMTMPYAVLMEIALQPCGLLGAYLGSTLQFPDKDLYFRNLDGDGEMFDLPAGTDFRGKVIANKSTLTSSTSLGGFVIQKYLFEVSVDGHVFYKGFSSFGFFPKEALAQQVGLDKGEDVAAWYVQNNLTTKDYFQIKLDSLYAKMKLYKENDKVNTFRLAENQLDLLDSGLVVKNGGEFGKGYIHCSKAIHTYDWFFTCHFYSDPVMPGSLGVEAISQAMQLFALQQDLGKDFKNPRFVQVENNKTEWKYRGQIKVNVENMHLEVHFKNIEKRGDTLVLIANAYLWNEGTRIYQLTDLALGIQEG; translated from the coding sequence ATGAAAGAAAAAATAGCAATTATCGGGATGTCATCCCTTTTTCCTGGGTCTAAAACACTTCAAGGGTTTTGGAATAACCTTATGGATAAAAAGGACTTAACCGGTATGGCAACAAAAGATGATTTTGGCGCAGACCCGGAACTCTTTTATAATAAAAATAAGGGTGTTATAGACAGCTGTTACTCCTTGCGAGGAGGCTACATACGTGATTATACCTTTAATAGCGATGATTTTGGCTCCAAAGATTTGAGTGACTTAGACCAGATGTATCAATGGGGTTTACAGGTGACTAAAGATGCTTTGATACATGGTGGCTATTGGGAAAAAACACAAGCATTAGAAAATTGTGGTGTGATTTTCGGGAACTTATCATTTCCCACAAAGTCTTCTCACAAAATTCTTGCTCCCGTCTATACACAAACACTTGAAAAAGGAATCAAAACACTATTAAAAGATGATAGTTTCAAAATTCCTTCTACCGAATATGAAATTCCAAAAAACAATCCGATAGAGGGTGATGTTTCAGAATTAGTGAAGAATACCATTGGTTTAAAAGGAACCAATTTTGATCTCGATGCTGCGTGTGCTTCTTCTTTATATGCCATAAAAATGGCGTGTGATGAGCTATTGACAGGAAAGGCAGATATGATGCTCGCAGGAGCTGTTTGCTCCTCTGATCAGTTGTTTATCCATATGGGATTTTCAATTTTTCACGCCTATGCGGCACACGATAAAAAATACTCGCCACTAGATAAAGATTCTGCTGGACTCGTATCTTCTGAAGGTGCTGGAATGATTCTATTAAAACGTTTATCTGATGCAGAGCGAGATGGAGATAATATCATAGGTGTTATTTCTGGAATAGGATTATCAAACGATGGCGCAGGTAAATTCTTATTGAGTCCGAACCCAAAAGGTCAAACACTCGCTTATGAAAGAGCGTATAATGGCACCATTAAAAAAGAGGACACTTCTTACATAGAATGTCACGCAACGGGCACTCCACTGGGTGACGTTACAGAAATCAATTCGCTCGAAACCTTCTTTGGTGACAATCCAGAGAAAGTACGTCTAGGTTCTGTAAAGTCAAATATGGGGCATATGCTTACGGCGGCAGGAATGCCTAGCTTGATGAAGGTATTGCTTTCTATGGAGCATAATAGCATTCCGCCTGGCATTAATATGGAAACGGCAATCCAATCTGAAAATGGTTGGTTTACACAAGATCAAATCATAGAAGAGCCGCTAGCATGGAAGACAAATGATAAACAAGCGGCAGTAAATTCTTTTGGTTTTGGGGGGACTAATGCACACCTTGTTGTTGAAAGTCATCAACCGAAGGAAACTAACACACACACGGATGTCTCTCTAAAGGAAATGGCCATTACAAGCATGGAAGTTCATTTTGGAGACTGTGATAATTTGGAAACATTTTATCAATCCATTTTTAATGGAAAGCAGCACTTCTCTGCAATGCCAACTACGAGATGGAAGGGCTTTGAGAAAAATGAAGAGCTGCTTAATACGTTTGGTTTGGATACTCAAAACCCTATCAAAGGAAATTTTATAGAGGATTTTGATATGGATTTAATGCGCTATAAAATCCAGCCTAATGAGATTAGTACAATGGAGCCGCAACAGGCCCTTATTTTAAAAGTTGCAGATCAAGCCATTCAGAAATCTAATCTACAAAGAGGAGAAAACGTAGCCGTACTAATTGCTATGAATCCTGAGCTTGCGATACATCATTATCTTGCTCGTTGGGATAGCGAGTGGCAATTAGACAAGGCGCTGGACAGTGCGGGTATTGCACTAGAAGAAACACAAAAAGAAACATTACTTGCCGAGTGTCGCAATATATTATACCAGATAGGCAACGTACAAACGCCTAGTCAGCACACCAGTTTTGTGGGGAATATTATGTCGAGTCGTATCTCTGCTTTATGGGATTTTAATGGGCCTTCATTTACGATTACAAACGGTGATAACGGAACAACGAGAGCACTAGAAGTTGCACAAAATATACTTTCTCTAGGCGAAGTAGATGCTGTGGTTGTGGGAGCTGTTGATTTTTCGGCTGGTATGGAAACCGTACTGTTGCGCAATCTAGCTACTAGCATAAATCAAAATAAAAAACCTAGCTTATCTTTTAATATAGATGATTATGGATGGTTAATTGGTGAAGGAGCATCTGCGATTGTATTGAAAGCAAGTGAACACATTGATGAGAACGATACGGTCTTTGCAAAAATTGAAGCCGTAGGAGATATCGCGACAACAGAGAATATCGCCTTACAAGAATTAGTTGCTTCTGGATTTGACCAAGAAGATCAGTTGGAACAAGAACAGCTATTAGCTATTAATCCTGCCAGAAAAATTGCCTTAGGATCTGTAAAAACAAACATTGGCCATACGTTTGCGGCGGCTGGACTCGCTTCTATTGTAAAAACAGCCTTATGTGTATATCATCAATTTATTCCTGGAATTCCGAATTGGCAATCGGCAAAGGATGATGCTTTCAAAAACAGTAATTACTACTTCCCTAGCCTATCACGACCTTGGGTTAATGAAACAGAACAACCCAGGCAAGCGTTAGTCAATTTGAGCGCACATTCTCGTGTAAAATTATCAGAATGTACACAACCTAAACCTCACAACATTGACAATTTCTTGAACAAGCATTTATTTGTTTTAAAAGGAAATACAGCAGCAGCACTTAAGGAACAGTTACAAAAACTTAATGAGGAAATACTTACTCATGACTTAGCTTTTGTTGCACAAGCTTGCTTTGATAAAGCAGCAACCACAAAAGCAACCTACAGCATTGTTCTCATTGCGTCAACCCCAAAATCGATAGCGCAAGACATCGTTTTTATTAATAAAAAACTCGAGCAATCCTTTGCAGAAAATACAGATATAAAATTACCTAGCGGTTCTTTCTTTAGCCCAAACCCCAGTGATACAAAAGGTGATTTGGCGTTTGTATATCCAGGTTCGGCAACTACTTATGAAGGCTTGGGGCAAGATTTATTTCAGTTTTTCCCTAATCTGCTAAGTGATTTTGAGAATCGTATTGCCAACTTGAAAGACTTCTTTGGCTTAGACTATTTATTCCCAAAAAAGCAAGATAGTGCTACGCCTTCGCCCAACATACAAGAAAATGCCATCTCCATGATGTCTGCAGGAGTATTGTACTCGACCCTATACACGCACATATTGACGACCTACTTTGGTGTACAACCCAAAGCTGCGATGGGCTATTCTATGGGAGAATGTAGCTCTATGTGGTACTCCTTTGGTATTTGGAATCCAGGTGAGGGAACAAAAGTATTCCGCAACTCCCCTATTTTTAAAAACAAGTTTTCTGGCAATCTAGAACTCTTAGCCGAAGAATGGGATATCAGCTCAGAAGAAGCAAAAGCCAGATGGCAAAGTTGGATTTTATTAGAAACTAAAGAAAAAGTAGCAGCACAAATCTCAGCTTTTGATAAAGTGTCCATCACTTTTGTAAACTCTGAAAAAGAATTAATCGTTTCTGGTGATAAAAGCCAGTGCGAAGCATTGATTGCTGCGCTTAATTGTCCATCGGTATTAGTGCCTTTTCAAAATATTATCCATAATGAGTTCTGTAAAAAAGAGTACGATGGGTTAATTGAAATGCATAATTTCCCATTAGAAAAAAAGCCGGAAATTGATTTTTATTCTAGCTTAACAGGAGAGAAAATCCCTATGGATTCGCTGAAAATAGCAGAGAATTCGACAAAAGTGTGCTATAAGACTGTTGATTTTCCCGCTTTCGCGAAAAAAATGTCTAGCAACGGATTTAGCACGTTTGTAGAACTTGGTCCTAATAGTACGTGTACTGGCTGGATAAAAGATACACTAGATCAAAACAATCACGCCGCTTGTGCGATTGATAAAAAAGGCACGAGTTCTATACAGTCTTTATACGAGTGTCTAGCGCAATTAATCTCAAACGGGATCGACATTGATTTGAGCTTGCTATATCCTAATAACAACCAAGACCCCACTAAAAAACGTTTCACTAAAAAAGTAAAAACAGGTGGTACGCCAGTATATGACGTGCTCTTGTCTGAGGAGATGAGGCAACAGTTTACCACGATCAAACGAAAAGAAAAAGTAGCCTCTCTAGAAACAACTGGAGATGCAAGTATACGCTTTCGCGAAAGCGTAAAACCAACCACCACAACACATAGAGTAGAAAAAATAGCTAGTATGATAGATACAGAACAGCCAAAAACTGCGACTAAAATCGGAGAAAATGGTTTGAAATTACAAGATTACAATGATCCAAATCATCTAAAAGATAAGAACATCATTTTCACCAAAGATGATCTTATTGAATTTTCTGAAGGAAAAATAGGTAATGTTTTTGGAGCAGAATACAATGTGATTGATCAGTATAAAAGGCGAGTAATGTTACCTATGGACCCATATTTATTGGTGAGTAGAGTAACAGGTCTTGATGCAAAACTAGGAGAATACAAGCCTTCTACAATGCAAACCGAATATGATATCCCATACAATTCTGGCTATGCAACAGACACCCAAATTCCTTGGGCAGTCTCTGTAGAGTCTGGGCAGTGTGATTTAATGTTGATTTCTTATCTGGGAATTGATCTTGAAAATAAAGGAGAGTATGTATACCGTCTTCTAGATTGTACGCTTACTTTTCTAGACGATTTACCTTTTGAAGGACAAACATTACGCTATGATATATCTATCAATTCATTTGTAAGAAATGGTGGAAACTTGCTGTTTTTCTTTAGCTACGAGTGTTTTGTAGAAGATCGTATGGTCTTAAAAATGACCAATGGTGTGGCTGGTTTCTTTACTGATGAAGAATTAAGTAAAGGAAACGGAGTGGTATACACAGACAGTGAAAGGAAAGTACTGGCAGGTGTAGAAAAGAAAAAATTCATTCCTTTTTTGACCACCAAAAAAACTGCTTTTGACATAGAAGATTTAAGACATCTCATCAATGGAGATGCGCATAAATGTTTTGATGATATTTCATATTTCCCAAATGGTAGAAATGAATCTATACGTCTAGCTCCAGAAAAAATGTTGATGCTAGATCGCATTACCAAGGCAGATGTGCACGGAGGCGCCTATGGATTAGGAGAAATTATAGCCGAAAAAGACTTAAGTCCAGACGATTGGTATTTTCCTTGTCACTTTAGAGATGACCAAGTGCTAGCAGGTTCTTTGCAAGCAGAGGGCGGCGGTAACTTATTGCGTTTCTTCATGATGATGCTCGGACTACAACGTCTCAAAAAAGATGCGCGTTTCCAACCTATTTATGGAGTAAAGCAAAAAGTACGATGTAGAAAAGAGGTGACGCCTACTGATAAAAAACTAGTGTACCGCTTAGTCATAAAAGATATCGGGTTATTACCTGACCCTTATGTGATAGGAGATTTAGAGATTATTGTAGATGGTGTGATTACCGTACATTTTGAAAATCTAGGATTGCAGTTAAGAGAAAAAGATAATCCAAAATACTTAGAGCAACCAAAAAAAATAACCGAGAATGTACTTTTAAACGAGAATGATATTGAAACGTTTGCTTTAGGTAGACTTGCAGATTGTTTTGGTCCAGAATATGCGGTGTATGATAACAGATCATTATCGCGCCAACCTAATACCGACTTACAAGTGGTAAGTCGTGTGATAAAAATAGACGGAGAGCGTTTTGATTTTTCAAAGCCAACAAATATCTGGACAGAATATGATGTGCCTCGAGATGCTTGGTATTACAAGCAAAATACCTCGATGACAATGCCGTATGCGGTATTGATGGAAATTGCCTTACAACCTTGTGGATTACTAGGTGCATATCTAGGAAGCACGCTACAGTTTCCAGATAAAGATTTATACTTTAGAAATCTGGATGGTGATGGAGAAATGTTTGACTTGCCAGCTGGCACAGATTTTAGAGGAAAAGTAATCGCAAATAAATCGACTTTAACGTCTTCTACCTCATTAGGAGGTTTTGTGATTCAGAAATACTTGTTTGAAGTATCGGTAGACGGGCACGTGTTTTATAAAGGGTTTTCTTCTTTTGGATTCTTCCCTAAGGAAGCCTTAGCGCAGCAAGTCGGTCTCGATAAAGGAGAGGATGTTGCAGCTTGGTATGTGCAAAACAACTTGACCACCAAAGATTACTTCCAAATCAAGCTTGATTCTCTTTATGCAAAAATGAAATTGTATAAAGAAAATGATAAAGTAAACACCTTCCGCTTAGCCGAAAATCAATTAGATCTATTAGATAGTGGTTTGGTAGTTAAAAACGGAGGAGAGTTTGGCAAAGGCTACATTCATTGCTCTAAAGCAATACATACCTACGACTGGTTCTTTACCTGTCATTTTTATTCTGACCCAGTAATGCCAGGGTCTTTAGGTGTAGAAGCAATCTCACAAGCGATGCAATTATTTGCGTTACAACAAGATTTAGGTAAGGATTTTAAAAATCCGCGTTTTGTACAAGTAGAGAACAATAAAACCGAATGGAAATACCGTGGACAAATAAAAGTGAATGTAGAAAATATGCATCTAGAAGTGCATTTTAAAAACATCGAAAAACGAGGAGATACACTGGTATTAATTGCAAATGCATATCTCTGGAATGAAGGAACGAGAATTTACCAATTGACAGATTTGGCCTTGGGGATTCAAGAGGGGTAG